One window of the Chitinophaga niabensis genome contains the following:
- a CDS encoding FecR domain-containing protein — protein MTENIHYIAGLIGKHLENSLNAEENSALEEWINSSENNRSLFNEINDQQQLTANLHRFYAYDSDRISAKIREQIPAFGQPVQKPARIVHSRWKWAAAAAVLLLAGSTYLLLTDQQKQPPVVVAADPVTIAPGKEGAILTLADGREVVLDSLGNGVIAQQNGTSVVLSNGQLIYDPARENASGMQYNQMTTPKGRQFRVTLPDGTKVWLNAASSIRYPTVFAENERKVEVFGEACFEVAKDARKPFLVTVNNKAEISVLGTLFNVNAYENEEAINTTLLNGSVKVAIPSSARADGVILKPGQQARIGMHKATEEIQVLNNEDLEKVMAWKNGLFNFEGAHLEEVMRQLERWYNIDVVYENGIPDIRFLGEMSRQIALADLLEILRRTEVDFRVEGRKLIVLNK, from the coding sequence ATGACTGAAAACATTCATTACATAGCCGGCCTCATCGGCAAACATCTCGAGAATAGCCTGAATGCTGAAGAGAATAGCGCATTGGAAGAGTGGATCAACTCATCCGAAAACAACCGTTCACTCTTTAATGAGATCAACGACCAGCAGCAGCTGACAGCTAACCTGCATCGTTTCTATGCATATGATTCAGACCGTATCTCTGCTAAGATCCGCGAGCAGATACCGGCATTCGGTCAACCTGTTCAAAAGCCAGCCAGGATTGTACACAGCAGATGGAAATGGGCTGCCGCGGCAGCTGTATTGCTCCTGGCAGGAAGCACCTACCTGTTGCTGACAGATCAGCAAAAGCAGCCGCCTGTAGTGGTTGCAGCGGATCCTGTAACCATCGCTCCCGGTAAAGAAGGTGCCATCCTTACACTGGCAGATGGCCGGGAAGTAGTACTGGATAGCCTGGGAAATGGTGTTATTGCGCAGCAGAACGGAACTTCAGTTGTGCTCTCCAACGGGCAACTGATCTACGATCCTGCCCGGGAAAATGCATCCGGTATGCAGTACAATCAAATGACCACGCCTAAGGGACGGCAGTTCCGGGTCACTTTACCTGATGGTACAAAAGTCTGGCTGAATGCTGCCAGCTCCATTCGTTATCCTACCGTATTTGCCGAAAACGAACGCAAAGTAGAAGTTTTCGGAGAGGCATGTTTTGAAGTTGCAAAAGATGCCCGCAAACCTTTCCTCGTAACCGTCAATAATAAAGCAGAAATAAGCGTACTAGGCACGTTGTTTAACGTAAATGCCTACGAAAATGAAGAAGCCATTAATACAACCCTGCTGAATGGAAGCGTGAAAGTAGCGATCCCCTCTTCAGCGCGGGCAGATGGTGTGATCCTGAAGCCCGGCCAGCAGGCAAGGATCGGTATGCATAAAGCCACAGAGGAAATACAGGTGCTCAATAATGAGGACCTGGAAAAAGTAATGGCCTGGAAGAACGGGTTGTTCAACTTTGAGGGCGCTCACCTGGAAGAAGTCATGAGACAGCTGGAACGCTGGTATAATATAGATGTTGTATATGAAAATGGGATCCCGGATATCCGGTTCCTGGGCGAAATGAGCAGGCAAATTGCATTAGCGGACCTGCTGGAGATATTAAGAAGAACAGAAGTGGATTTCAGAGTAGAAGGGCGCAAACTGATCGTGCTGAATAAATAA
- a CDS encoding RNA polymerase sigma factor codes for MSINQAYEERALISSFQQGEHKALHQIYELYMRPLCFFTEQLISNTMAAEDIVSECFINAFQRKENFPTLGQLKAFLFTAAKNAALNYLKAQKRHDDIHHSIERGAERFTIDAENAYIKTEVMQVIFGEIEKLPPQCRQVVRLSVVEGKRAQEIAEELNMAYQTVLNQKAKGISLLRTALLKNELLSLPGLAFALFLLQR; via the coding sequence TTGTCAATCAACCAGGCATATGAGGAAAGGGCGCTGATCTCATCTTTTCAGCAGGGCGAACACAAAGCACTGCACCAGATCTATGAGTTATACATGCGGCCGCTCTGCTTTTTTACGGAACAGCTTATTTCCAATACCATGGCTGCGGAAGATATTGTTTCCGAATGCTTTATTAATGCTTTCCAAAGAAAAGAAAACTTCCCCACACTTGGCCAGCTGAAGGCCTTCCTTTTCACGGCAGCAAAGAATGCCGCACTCAATTATCTTAAGGCACAAAAAAGGCATGACGACATCCACCACTCCATAGAAAGAGGAGCGGAGCGTTTTACTATAGATGCGGAAAACGCTTATATCAAAACAGAAGTGATGCAGGTGATTTTCGGAGAGATCGAAAAACTGCCTCCGCAATGCCGGCAGGTGGTCCGCCTGTCTGTTGTTGAAGGAAAACGGGCGCAGGAAATAGCGGAGGAGTTAAATATGGCCTACCAGACGGTTCTGAACCAAAAGGCAAAAGGGATAAGCCTGCTCCGTACCGCCCTCCTGAAAAATGAGCTCCTTTCCCTGCCAGGGCTTGCTTTTGCACTATTCCTGCTGCAGCGGTAA
- a CDS encoding energy transducer TonB — protein sequence MPGNLFTYEKTALAAPLLQTMNKNIEVFDDVIIVVYRTEIEEEEQTAAYFRGLKFSPAKAKELTDYCLYAVAERSKERTESGDKERAIIGIADEGIVTDEDDIFTVVEQPPTFKGGNDSLMRYLDSNIKYPKEALKQKISGIVVVMFVINKTGKIEQVKTISSAKGGGLEEEAMRVIAAMPDWNPGKQNNKFVMAQYTLPVIFKLP from the coding sequence TTGCCGGGTAATTTATTTACCTATGAAAAAACTGCTCTTGCTGCCCCGCTGTTACAGACCATGAATAAGAACATAGAAGTGTTTGATGACGTGATCATAGTTGTATACCGGACTGAGATTGAAGAAGAGGAGCAAACAGCAGCCTACTTCAGGGGACTGAAGTTTTCGCCCGCTAAAGCAAAGGAACTGACAGATTATTGTTTGTATGCGGTTGCAGAGAGAAGTAAAGAGCGAACAGAGTCAGGTGATAAGGAGCGGGCGATCATTGGAATTGCTGATGAGGGAATTGTTACGGATGAGGATGATATCTTTACAGTGGTAGAACAACCGCCAACCTTTAAGGGTGGTAATGATTCCCTGATGCGATACCTGGACAGTAACATCAAATACCCAAAGGAAGCTCTTAAACAGAAGATCTCAGGAATAGTGGTTGTAATGTTCGTGATAAATAAAACCGGGAAGATTGAACAGGTGAAAACTATCAGCAGCGCAAAAGGAGGCGGACTGGAAGAAGAAGCCATGCGTGTTATAGCTGCTATGCCGGACTGGAACCCTGGTAAACAAAATAATAAATTTGTTATGGCGCAGTATACTTTGCCTGTAATTTTTAAATTGCCTTAA